In Syntrophorhabdales bacterium, one genomic interval encodes:
- a CDS encoding NADH-quinone oxidoreductase subunit N has translation MDLMQLFSPFRWLMPELVVTVCALLALIIEAFRKGKGASLASGIVCLAGSVIALYYMRCLWNQNIQLFNGLYVIDGFGTFFKFIFLTILFLISIISLAYAAREGIGFGEYYALLLLGVLGMMVMVSSNNFVTIFIGLEVMSLAIYVLCGLVTGNLKSVEASLKYFMLGAFATAFLLYGIALTYASSGTIDVKQLAYFIKEDCFDITPAFFCGMALLIVGFGFKIASVPFHMWTPDVYEGAPTSITAYMATGVKAAAFGAFLRVFYTGFLPFIDDWSAILWFIAVLTMIVGNVIALVQNNIKRLLAYSSIAHAGYILVAFVTGDKVLSSSILFYLMVYAFMNIGAFSVVMLLGRKGEPNEDIESYAGLAGRHPFVALCMSIFLLSLTGIPPLAGFAGKFYIFSAAIKSHYYWLAVIGVLNSVVAAYYYLRVLMYMYFKEPERELGAIDLSPAYVVVILISIAALLYMGILPRDMLLLAQKSVSIF, from the coding sequence ATGGACTTGATGCAGCTATTCTCGCCTTTCCGGTGGCTGATGCCGGAACTTGTTGTCACCGTCTGCGCCCTGCTGGCGCTCATAATAGAGGCCTTTCGCAAGGGCAAAGGGGCAAGCCTTGCTTCCGGCATTGTCTGCCTTGCCGGTTCCGTCATAGCTCTTTATTATATGCGCTGCCTCTGGAATCAGAATATTCAGCTTTTTAACGGCCTTTACGTCATTGACGGGTTCGGCACATTCTTCAAGTTTATCTTTCTGACCATTCTCTTTTTGATCTCGATCATCTCGCTTGCTTACGCAGCCCGGGAGGGGATCGGTTTCGGCGAATACTACGCGCTGCTTCTGCTCGGCGTGCTCGGCATGATGGTGATGGTTTCTTCAAACAACTTCGTCACCATCTTCATCGGGCTTGAGGTGATGTCTCTCGCAATTTATGTGTTGTGCGGATTGGTCACAGGCAACCTGAAGTCGGTGGAGGCGTCCCTTAAGTACTTTATGCTGGGTGCCTTTGCGACCGCCTTCCTCCTCTATGGCATTGCGCTCACCTACGCCTCTTCAGGAACCATCGATGTAAAACAGCTGGCGTATTTTATCAAGGAAGATTGCTTTGATATCACACCCGCTTTCTTCTGCGGCATGGCCCTGCTGATCGTCGGCTTCGGCTTCAAGATCGCGTCGGTCCCGTTCCATATGTGGACGCCTGACGTCTACGAAGGCGCGCCCACGTCGATCACTGCGTACATGGCTACAGGCGTCAAGGCAGCTGCGTTCGGTGCATTCTTGCGGGTCTTCTACACGGGTTTTCTCCCTTTCATCGACGACTGGTCCGCGATCCTGTGGTTCATAGCGGTGCTGACCATGATCGTAGGAAACGTGATAGCCCTCGTCCAGAACAATATCAAGCGGCTACTCGCTTACTCCAGCATCGCTCACGCCGGATACATCCTCGTTGCGTTTGTGACCGGGGACAAGGTCCTCTCGTCGAGCATACTCTTTTACCTCATGGTTTATGCGTTCATGAACATAGGCGCCTTCTCGGTGGTGATGCTGCTGGGCAGGAAAGGGGAGCCGAATGAGGATATTGAGAGCTACGCGGGTCTTGCCGGGCGCCACCCCTTCGTCGCGCTCTGCATGTCCATTTTTCTGCTTTCTCTTACGGGTATTCCCCCGCTCGCCGGCTTCGCAGGCAAGTTCTATATTTTCAGTGCTGCGATCAAGTCTCACTATTACTGGCTTGCCGTAATCGGCGTGCTCAACAGTGTGGTAGCAGCTTATTATTACCTCAGGGTCTTGATGTACATGTATTTCAAGGAACCTGAGCGGGAACTCGGCGCAATCGACCTTTCCCCCGCCTATGTTGTTGTGATACTCATCAGCATAGCTGCACTGCTGTATATGGGGATACTTCCCAGAGACATGCTTTTGCTGGCGCAGAAATCCGTGAGTATCTTCTAA
- a CDS encoding BrnT family toxin, giving the protein MEFEFDPEKSAQNRKKQGIDFYEAQALWDDADFIEIPAKTVDEPRFMVIGKIAAVHWSGVITYRGDVVRIISARRSHKEEIAIYED; this is encoded by the coding sequence ATGGAGTTTGAATTCGACCCGGAAAAGAGTGCTCAGAACAGGAAGAAACAGGGGATCGACTTCTACGAAGCGCAAGCGTTATGGGATGACGCCGACTTTATTGAGATTCCGGCTAAGACTGTTGACGAACCCAGATTTATGGTTATCGGAAAAATCGCAGCTGTGCATTGGTCAGGAGTCATAACCTATAGAGGTGATGTCGTGCGGATAATCTCCGCACGGAGATCCCACAAAGAGGAGATTGCCATTTATGAAGACTAA
- the nuoI gene encoding NADH-quinone oxidoreductase subunit NuoI produces the protein MAYIFPLLKGLRLTLRRFFSRPITIQYPEQKKPMPPRWRGMHYFDKDDKGETTCVACGLCVAICPSRCISLEIGERQDGTRYPLRYEIDSLRCIYCGYCQEACPVNAIRLGGGYEYVHYGREDFVLDKARLLAMYEPEHKAAKSAASEVKK, from the coding sequence ATGGCCTATATTTTTCCATTGCTTAAAGGTCTGAGACTCACACTCCGAAGATTTTTTTCGCGACCGATTACCATCCAGTATCCCGAGCAGAAAAAGCCCATGCCGCCCCGCTGGAGGGGCATGCACTATTTTGACAAGGATGACAAAGGGGAGACGACCTGCGTGGCGTGCGGCTTATGCGTGGCTATTTGTCCTTCCCGTTGTATCAGCCTGGAAATAGGCGAGCGGCAGGACGGAACACGATATCCCCTGCGGTACGAAATTGACTCCCTGCGCTGTATATACTGCGGTTACTGCCAGGAAGCCTGCCCGGTGAACGCAATAAGGCTGGGTGGGGGTTACGAATACGTTCACTACGGCAGGGAAGATTTTGTATTGGATAAGGCCAGGCTTCTCGCCATGTACGAGCCAGAGCACAAGGCCGCCAAAAGCGCTGCCTCCGAGGTTAAGAAATGA
- a CDS encoding flavin reductase family protein, whose product MKRVFEQKTLLCLPWAQTILGTHVNGKVNFMALAWLTRVNITPPMLGICVNKNHASHGAIIDTGEFSVNLPTAAMIEKTDYAGLVSGKHVNKSDLFQVFYGELKSAPMISECPLTIECKLSQTVSLPTHSFFIAEIINIYTEDEFLSEGKPDMMKIRPFLLTMPDNNYWALGENLGKAWTAGKKFRTTTS is encoded by the coding sequence ATGAAACGAGTATTTGAACAAAAGACTCTTCTTTGTCTTCCTTGGGCGCAGACCATTCTTGGAACACATGTCAATGGGAAAGTAAACTTCATGGCGCTGGCCTGGTTAACCCGCGTCAACATTACTCCGCCAATGTTAGGCATATGCGTGAACAAGAACCATGCTTCCCATGGAGCAATTATTGATACGGGGGAATTCAGCGTTAATCTTCCAACGGCAGCAATGATCGAAAAAACAGATTACGCCGGACTGGTTTCCGGTAAACATGTTAACAAATCGGATTTATTTCAAGTGTTTTACGGTGAACTCAAATCGGCCCCTATGATTTCCGAGTGCCCGCTAACAATAGAATGCAAACTCTCACAGACAGTCAGTCTCCCTACGCATTCCTTTTTTATTGCGGAAATCATCAACATATACACCGAAGATGAATTTCTGTCGGAAGGCAAGCCGGACATGATGAAAATTAGACCGTTCCTCTTGACCATGCCTGATAATAATTACTGGGCCCTTGGTGAGAATCTTGGAAAGGCTTGGACCGCTGGCAAAAAATTTCGAACAACAACAAGTTGA
- a CDS encoding NADH-quinone oxidoreductase subunit J: protein MIANAFSWLVFIAAGLVAIVASLLMVTRRNPVHSALWLIVAFFSVAIIYLSLNAQFIAVAQVIVYAGAIMMLILFVIMLIHLEAEQELTGKITGAKIIASFITIILFLEIVAAVLSFGVMTGNKGPFTPEMLAGFGNVRSVGMVLYGKYMFPFEIASILLLIGIVGAVILSKRRKE from the coding sequence ATGATCGCCAACGCGTTCAGCTGGCTTGTCTTTATCGCTGCGGGGCTCGTTGCGATCGTGGCATCCCTGCTCATGGTAACGCGCCGCAATCCAGTGCACAGCGCCCTCTGGCTGATTGTCGCGTTCTTCTCGGTGGCCATTATCTACCTTAGCCTTAACGCGCAGTTCATAGCGGTCGCACAGGTGATTGTATACGCAGGTGCGATCATGATGCTGATTCTCTTCGTGATCATGCTGATCCATCTCGAGGCGGAGCAGGAACTGACCGGCAAGATAACGGGCGCGAAGATCATAGCTTCTTTCATCACGATCATCCTTTTCCTTGAAATCGTGGCTGCCGTTCTCTCCTTCGGTGTGATGACGGGGAACAAGGGCCCGTTCACACCTGAAATGCTCGCCGGTTTTGGAAACGTCAGGTCAGTGGGAATGGTGCTTTACGGAAAGTATATGTTCCCCTTCGAGATCGCATCGATCCTGCTTCTTATCGGCATAGTCGGTGCTGTCATCCTGTCCAAACGGAGGAAAGAGTAG
- the nuoL gene encoding NADH-quinone oxidoreductase subunit L, whose translation MADYIWLIPVFPAVGFLINGFLGKKLPKAVVSWVACLSLFASFVVSVTILFQFFQLPPEERIFERNIFNWITAGEFNATVGFRIDPLSIIMCLVVTGVGFLIHVYSVGYMHDDEGYPRYFTYLNLFVFMMLILVTANNILLMFVGWEGVGLCSYLLIGFWFRKDSASNAGKKAFIVNRIGDYGFLLGIFLLFVTLGAHGVWTLNYGEIQKNAHLLGASAATLITLLFFIGATGKSAQLPLYVWLPDAMEGPTPVSSLIHAATMVTAGVYMVARLNFIYTLAPQIMILVALVGALTAIFSASIGFAQNDIKRVLAYSTVSQLGFMFIGVGVGAYAAGIFHLMTHAFFKGLLFLGAGSVIHAMSGEQDMRKMGGLRKKIPITYWTFVFACIAIAGVPGFSGFFSKDEILWRAFSAGGAYRIVWVIAAVTAGMTAFYMFRLLFGTFHGECRASEDVKHHIHESPRVMTIPLMILAVLSVIGGYVGVPHIIGGSNLIERWLEPVFGGAGEHAAGAAHAGGLNLISQAFASSGGAEEGSAEMTLMILSVVVAFIGIYIAYVLYIKNPELPKRFVARFSGLHRVVYNKYFVDEIYGATVVSFIRGLAIGFKSFVDEIVIDGTINGVAAFLGWCGSLLRQVQAGYVQGYAFAMIVGAIVVIGYLVVRVMM comes from the coding sequence ATGGCTGACTACATCTGGCTGATACCTGTATTTCCGGCGGTCGGGTTTCTCATCAATGGGTTCCTGGGCAAGAAGCTGCCTAAAGCAGTGGTCTCCTGGGTTGCCTGCCTTTCTCTTTTTGCCTCTTTCGTTGTGTCCGTCACGATACTCTTCCAGTTCTTTCAGCTCCCGCCTGAAGAACGTATCTTTGAACGCAATATTTTCAACTGGATCACTGCCGGAGAATTCAATGCGACGGTCGGCTTCAGGATCGATCCACTCTCCATCATCATGTGCCTGGTGGTGACGGGCGTTGGCTTCCTGATCCACGTCTATTCTGTGGGATACATGCACGACGACGAGGGCTACCCGCGCTATTTCACCTACCTCAACCTCTTCGTCTTCATGATGCTCATCCTTGTGACTGCGAACAACATCCTTCTCATGTTCGTTGGCTGGGAAGGTGTGGGCCTCTGCTCGTATCTGCTTATCGGCTTCTGGTTCCGCAAGGATTCCGCGTCGAACGCCGGGAAGAAGGCCTTCATTGTCAACAGGATTGGCGACTACGGTTTTCTGCTCGGCATCTTCCTGCTCTTTGTGACGTTGGGCGCTCACGGCGTGTGGACGCTCAACTATGGGGAGATACAGAAGAACGCTCACCTGCTCGGGGCATCGGCCGCCACGTTGATCACGCTCCTTTTCTTCATCGGTGCTACCGGCAAGTCGGCGCAGTTGCCTCTCTACGTCTGGCTGCCAGATGCCATGGAAGGCCCGACCCCGGTCAGCTCTCTCATCCACGCAGCCACCATGGTCACGGCCGGCGTCTATATGGTTGCGCGGCTCAATTTCATTTATACGCTGGCACCGCAGATTATGATTCTGGTGGCGCTGGTCGGTGCCCTCACTGCCATCTTTTCCGCATCCATCGGCTTTGCCCAGAACGACATAAAACGAGTGCTCGCCTATTCAACGGTGAGCCAGCTCGGCTTTATGTTCATCGGTGTGGGTGTTGGAGCTTACGCCGCTGGTATCTTTCACCTGATGACCCACGCCTTCTTCAAAGGCCTTCTCTTCCTCGGTGCAGGGAGCGTCATTCATGCGATGAGCGGTGAACAGGATATGCGGAAGATGGGCGGTCTCAGAAAGAAGATCCCGATTACATACTGGACCTTTGTCTTTGCCTGCATCGCCATTGCGGGCGTGCCGGGATTTTCGGGCTTCTTCAGCAAGGACGAGATACTCTGGCGAGCGTTCAGCGCAGGCGGTGCCTACCGGATTGTCTGGGTGATTGCCGCAGTAACCGCGGGCATGACGGCATTCTACATGTTCAGGCTCCTCTTCGGCACATTTCATGGAGAGTGCAGGGCATCAGAGGACGTCAAACACCACATCCATGAGTCACCCAGAGTGATGACGATACCTCTAATGATCCTCGCAGTCCTATCTGTCATCGGCGGCTATGTGGGCGTGCCACATATCATCGGCGGTTCAAACCTGATTGAGAGATGGCTCGAACCGGTATTCGGCGGGGCAGGGGAACACGCCGCCGGCGCGGCACACGCCGGAGGCCTGAACCTCATCAGCCAGGCATTCGCGTCGTCGGGAGGCGCTGAAGAGGGATCGGCGGAAATGACCCTGATGATCCTCTCGGTCGTGGTCGCGTTCATCGGCATCTATATTGCGTACGTGCTCTACATAAAGAACCCGGAATTGCCCAAGCGCTTCGTGGCAAGGTTCTCCGGGCTGCACCGGGTTGTCTATAACAAGTATTTCGTAGATGAAATTTACGGGGCAACCGTGGTGAGCTTCATCAGGGGGCTTGCCATCGGATTCAAGAGTTTCGTGGATGAGATAGTCATCGATGGCACCATCAACGGCGTGGCAGCTTTCCTGGGATGGTGTGGCAGCCTGTTGCGGCAGGTGCAGGCGGGCTACGTGCAGGGCTATGCCTTCGCGATGATCGTGGGAGCCATCGTTGTGATCGGTTACCTCGTTGTGCGAGTGATGATGTAA
- the nuoK gene encoding NADH-quinone oxidoreductase subunit NuoK: MPTLPEVPPSLYFVLSAILFTIGTIGVITRRNAIIVFMCLELMLNGVNLAFIAAGSALNSLDGVVFVFFVMTVAAAEAAVGLAIFVLIFRLRGSVNLDQINLLKG, encoded by the coding sequence ATGCCTACGCTGCCTGAAGTACCGCCGAGCCTCTATTTTGTGCTCAGCGCAATCCTGTTCACGATTGGCACCATCGGCGTGATCACGAGAAGGAACGCCATCATCGTCTTCATGTGCCTGGAACTGATGCTGAACGGCGTTAACCTTGCCTTCATTGCAGCGGGCAGTGCGCTCAACTCCTTGGACGGTGTTGTCTTCGTCTTTTTTGTAATGACCGTTGCAGCGGCTGAGGCTGCGGTCGGGCTTGCGATATTCGTGCTGATCTTCCGTTTAAGAGGTAGTGTTAATCTGGATCAGATAAATCTGCTTAAAGGATAG
- the nuoH gene encoding NADH-quinone oxidoreductase subunit NuoH, whose translation METLFFVVVTAVKNILVISLLLLFVAYMTLIERKVLGRVQVRFGPNRVGPFGLLQPIADGIKSFTKEDLVPAQADKPVFIIAPAICIFTALCMFAVVPFGPSFELLGRQVKLVVADVDIGLLYVFAMATLGEYGVVLGGWSSGNKYGVLGSLRAAAQMISYEVSLGLIVIGTLILAGSLRLTDIVEAQRHVWYICYQPFAFILYLVAGLAEINRTPFDMPEAESELACGFNIEYSSIKFALFFMAEYAHMITVAGVATTLFLGGWLGPGPAFLGPFWFLVKVLAILFFFVWERGTFPRMRYDHIMKFGWKILFPLALANVVVTAFVVALR comes from the coding sequence ATGGAAACACTCTTTTTCGTGGTAGTGACGGCAGTGAAGAATATCCTGGTGATATCTCTTCTTCTGCTTTTTGTCGCTTACATGACCCTCATAGAGAGGAAGGTGCTCGGCCGCGTCCAGGTTAGATTCGGGCCCAACAGGGTAGGGCCCTTTGGTCTCCTGCAGCCTATCGCTGACGGCATCAAATCATTCACCAAAGAAGATCTCGTGCCGGCCCAGGCGGACAAACCGGTCTTTATTATCGCTCCCGCCATTTGTATATTTACTGCCCTCTGCATGTTTGCCGTCGTGCCGTTCGGCCCGTCGTTCGAACTTCTCGGCAGGCAGGTGAAACTCGTCGTTGCTGATGTGGACATCGGTCTCCTCTATGTCTTTGCTATGGCAACGCTCGGTGAGTACGGGGTGGTGCTCGGTGGCTGGTCATCAGGAAACAAGTACGGCGTACTCGGATCGCTCCGTGCCGCGGCGCAGATGATCAGCTACGAAGTCTCGCTGGGCTTGATTGTGATCGGAACCCTTATCCTTGCGGGATCGCTGAGGCTGACAGACATCGTCGAAGCCCAGCGCCATGTCTGGTATATCTGTTACCAACCTTTCGCGTTTATCCTGTACCTCGTTGCGGGGCTCGCGGAGATTAACAGGACGCCGTTCGATATGCCGGAGGCTGAAAGCGAACTGGCGTGCGGCTTCAACATTGAATACTCGAGCATCAAGTTCGCGCTCTTTTTCATGGCGGAATACGCCCACATGATCACAGTGGCGGGGGTTGCAACAACGCTTTTCCTTGGCGGGTGGCTGGGTCCGGGTCCGGCATTTCTTGGACCATTTTGGTTCCTAGTCAAGGTACTCGCCATCCTTTTCTTTTTTGTATGGGAACGGGGCACCTTCCCACGTATGCGCTACGATCACATCATGAAGTTCGGCTGGAAGATTCTCTTTCCGCTGGCGCTTGCAAACGTTGTCGTGACTGCCTTTGTGGTTGCGCTGAGGTAA
- a CDS encoding NADH-quinone oxidoreductase subunit M, with the protein MGAGCFPVLSVLIYVPLLGALILLFVRREHTTYIKGLTLVFSLIEFALSIPLYFYFDDKQVGMQFVERASWFPEWGISYLLGIDGISLLLILLTTFLTVLCVLCSWRAIETRVKEYYITFLFLETAMVGTLCALDLVLFYIFWELMLIPMYLLIGVWGGPKRVYAAIKFFLFTMAGSVLMLLAIFALYFQFYKTTGAYTFDVLQLYNAHIPTNLQYWLFAAFALSFAIKVPMFPVHTWLPDAHTEAPTAGSVILAGVLLKMGTYGFLRFAIPLFPAAAHAAIPLISILAIIGIVYGALVSMMQPDLKRLIAFSSVSHLGYVMLGMFAFNMQGVEGSIYQMLNHGVSTGGLFLIVGMLYERRHTRMIADFGGLSTPMPIFAIFFMIVTLSSVALPGTNGFVGEFLILLGAFRANMLYGIIATTGVVLGAVYMLWMFQRVMFGEVKKEENRKLRDLGKREVLILCSIVFFIVLMGVYPKMFFKKMDTSVEGFLQFVKQRNAYYMAYEGSPVKVVLDITGTPGGSPGKPAE; encoded by the coding sequence ATGGGCGCTGGTTGCTTTCCCGTTTTGAGCGTACTGATCTATGTTCCTTTGCTTGGCGCACTCATCCTGCTCTTCGTGCGCCGGGAACATACGACCTATATAAAGGGGCTTACGCTCGTCTTCTCGTTGATCGAGTTCGCCCTCTCGATACCCCTCTATTTCTATTTTGACGATAAGCAAGTGGGTATGCAGTTTGTGGAGAGGGCTAGCTGGTTCCCGGAATGGGGTATCTCCTATCTTCTGGGCATCGACGGTATCAGCCTGCTGCTCATTCTGCTTACCACCTTCCTCACGGTGCTCTGCGTACTCTGCTCGTGGCGGGCCATCGAGACCAGGGTCAAGGAATATTACATCACCTTCCTCTTCTTAGAGACAGCCATGGTCGGTACGCTCTGCGCTCTGGACCTAGTGCTCTTCTATATATTCTGGGAGCTGATGCTCATCCCCATGTACCTGCTGATCGGCGTGTGGGGAGGCCCGAAACGGGTATACGCCGCAATCAAGTTCTTCCTCTTTACCATGGCAGGCAGCGTGCTTATGCTGCTCGCTATTTTTGCCCTCTATTTTCAGTTCTACAAGACTACAGGCGCGTACACCTTTGACGTGCTTCAGCTCTACAACGCGCACATCCCGACTAATTTACAGTACTGGCTCTTTGCAGCTTTTGCGCTCTCCTTTGCCATAAAGGTTCCCATGTTCCCCGTGCATACCTGGCTGCCCGATGCGCACACGGAAGCACCGACGGCAGGCAGCGTGATCCTGGCCGGGGTGCTTTTGAAGATGGGGACATATGGTTTTCTGAGGTTTGCCATCCCACTTTTCCCGGCGGCCGCGCACGCTGCAATACCCCTCATCTCCATCCTTGCGATCATAGGCATCGTCTACGGGGCCCTGGTGAGCATGATGCAGCCTGACCTGAAGCGGCTCATAGCGTTCTCCAGCGTGAGCCACCTCGGCTATGTAATGCTCGGCATGTTTGCCTTCAACATGCAGGGAGTGGAGGGAAGCATTTACCAGATGCTCAACCACGGCGTCAGCACCGGCGGACTCTTTCTTATAGTGGGCATGCTCTACGAGAGGAGGCATACAAGGATGATCGCTGACTTCGGCGGTTTATCCACACCCATGCCCATTTTTGCGATCTTCTTCATGATCGTGACGCTCTCGTCTGTGGCACTGCCCGGCACCAACGGGTTTGTCGGCGAGTTCCTCATCCTCCTGGGTGCGTTCCGCGCGAACATGCTCTATGGCATCATCGCGACGACCGGCGTGGTCCTGGGGGCTGTCTACATGTTGTGGATGTTCCAGCGAGTGATGTTCGGGGAAGTGAAGAAAGAGGAGAACAGGAAGTTGAGAGATCTGGGCAAGAGAGAGGTGCTCATCCTCTGCTCGATCGTCTTCTTCATAGTTCTCATGGGCGTATATCCAAAGATGTTTTTCAAGAAGATGGACACGTCGGTCGAAGGCTTTCTGCAATTCGTGAAGCAGAGAAACGCATACTACATGGCTTACGAGGGCTCTCCCGTGAAGGTCGTCCTCGATATAACCGGGACACCTGGCGGCTCACCCGGGAAGCCTGCGGAATAG